A single region of the Thermoleophilum album genome encodes:
- a CDS encoding TetR/AcrR family transcriptional regulator gives MTKLTLRADAARNREALIEAAAEAFADHGLDVPVEEIARRAKVGVGTVYRHFGGKEQLIDAILDKRIAEMVALAEKALAEDDPWHGIVTFVVEGFEMQARDRALKEVLLCTSRGGERIAAARERLAPLVRAIVTRAQRAGVLRGDVEPSDLVMLHLMLGAVADFAGDEDPELWRRYVPLLLRGLRPRATEGEDRPLPHPALSDERFERAMARWHSR, from the coding sequence GTGACCAAGCTCACGCTCCGTGCCGACGCCGCCCGCAACCGCGAGGCGCTGATCGAGGCCGCCGCCGAGGCTTTCGCCGACCACGGCCTCGACGTGCCGGTGGAAGAGATCGCGCGCCGCGCGAAGGTCGGGGTGGGAACGGTCTACCGCCACTTCGGCGGCAAGGAACAGCTGATCGACGCGATCCTCGACAAGCGGATCGCCGAGATGGTCGCGCTGGCCGAGAAGGCACTGGCCGAGGACGACCCGTGGCACGGCATCGTCACGTTCGTGGTCGAAGGGTTCGAGATGCAGGCGCGCGACCGCGCGCTGAAAGAGGTTCTGCTCTGCACGAGCCGCGGTGGCGAACGGATCGCAGCGGCGCGCGAGCGGCTCGCGCCGCTCGTGCGCGCGATCGTCACGCGCGCGCAGCGTGCCGGCGTGCTGCGCGGCGATGTCGAGCCGAGCGATCTCGTGATGCTGCACCTGATGCTCGGCGCGGTCGCCGACTTCGCCGGCGACGAAGATCCTGAGCTGTGGCGGCGCTACGTGCCGCTGCTCTTACGCGGCCTACGCCCCCGCGCGACCGAAGGCGAGGATCGGCCGCTGCCCCATCCCGCGCTTAGCGATGAGCGCTTCGAACGGGCCATGGCCCGCTGGCACTCGCGCTAG